One part of the Chryseobacterium sp. 7 genome encodes these proteins:
- a CDS encoding transposase yields the protein MKTSFCCIMKDVFIQILFIMHFKNIHIGKLIEKRVQETGFSPERLLNYLKCSHQELLEMYKSESMDAEILLKWSKLLAYDFFRIYSQHLLLYSPPSSPQYFQKLKQENIELPVFRKNIYTKEIIDFILNLLEINAKTKKQIIEEYRIPKTTLYKWIKKY from the coding sequence ATGAAAACATCTTTTTGTTGTATCATGAAAGATGTTTTCATTCAAATTCTGTTTATTATGCATTTTAAAAATATTCATATTGGTAAACTGATAGAAAAGCGGGTACAGGAAACCGGATTCAGTCCAGAAAGATTACTAAATTACCTGAAATGCAGTCATCAGGAACTATTGGAAATGTACAAAAGCGAATCTATGGATGCGGAGATTCTTCTTAAATGGAGTAAACTTCTTGCTTATGATTTTTTCAGGATTTACTCTCAACATCTTTTGCTGTATTCCCCTCCATCATCTCCCCAGTATTTTCAAAAATTAAAACAGGAAAATATAGAGCTTCCGGTATTTAGAAAAAATATCTATACCAAAGAAATAATTGATTTTATTCTGAATCTTTTAGAAATAAATGCAAAGACAAAAAAACAAATAATAGAAGAATACCGAATTCCCAAAACAACCTTATATAAATGGATCAAAAAATACTAA
- a CDS encoding helix-turn-helix domain-containing protein has translation METKGPNYKKIYEDILRLQHPTKKEECEKILSKTAFSVKDVININNIIFPKATQETQFANQRHRSYDKTSIIEILNYQKKNNLNNSELARHFKLSRNTVAKWKKQFLI, from the coding sequence ATGGAAACAAAAGGGCCAAACTATAAAAAGATATACGAAGATATTTTGCGATTGCAGCATCCCACAAAAAAAGAAGAGTGTGAGAAGATTTTGTCTAAAACAGCTTTTTCAGTGAAAGATGTTATCAATATTAATAATATTATTTTTCCAAAAGCTACTCAGGAGACCCAATTTGCTAATCAGAGGCACCGTTCTTATGATAAAACATCTATTATAGAGATTCTGAATTATCAGAAAAAAAATAACCTGAATAATTCCGAATTGGCAAGGCATTTTAAACTAAGCCGAAATACCGTTGCCAAATGGAAAAAACAATTTTTAATTTAG
- a CDS encoding acyltransferase, translated as MKAYINVCKARGMKIGTGVKISSHVDFGSDPFLIEIGDHTQIAEATRFVNHNETLKTLNRIGLDKTSIPGKIKIGKNCSIGDNCVILQNIQIGDNCILTTGSVLIHSMPSNSVFSGNPAKLICSVYEYIETTLEKQRLHR; from the coding sequence ATGAAAGCCTATATTAATGTCTGTAAAGCCCGCGGGATGAAAATAGGTACTGGAGTTAAAATTTCTTCTCATGTTGATTTCGGATCTGATCCATTTTTAATAGAAATCGGAGATCATACGCAGATTGCAGAAGCGACCCGTTTTGTTAACCATAATGAAACTCTTAAAACATTAAACCGAATTGGCCTGGACAAAACAAGTATACCAGGAAAAATAAAAATAGGCAAAAACTGCTCTATTGGTGATAATTGTGTCATCCTGCAAAATATACAAATTGGTGATAATTGTATTTTGACAACTGGCTCGGTGTTGATTCATTCCATGCCATCTAATTCTGTATTTTCAGGTAACCCTGCAAAGCTTATTTGCTCTGTTTATGAATATATTGAAACAACATTAGAAAAACAAAGACTCCATAGGTAA